One window from the genome of Spirosoma rhododendri encodes:
- a CDS encoding FG-GAP repeat domain-containing protein, translated as MRLIWLAALFLAFSLLFFTCQSSSTQQESAPPPPPQPTALTGQQLARTYCGNCHALPDPSLLDKKTWQTGVLPQMALRMGQSNQQMQALGQFSDQAELTRIIEANIFPDRPTVAPADWQKIVAYYTTQAPDSLPPQASHTPLRVDLPLFKPESSPKSVDALVTLLRYDSLTNRIWAGTQRGQLIGLNQSLQRVDSMQFSSPPVDLATSQTAGSSLLLVGVLNPNDRLAGSWGPLNPQTKTVSPQIQQLDRPVQVTTADLNRDGRDDRIICQFGHYLGKLSWFEQTPTGYREHVLDPVPGARQTIVRDLNADGWPDVLALLTQGDEQVAAFYNQHDGTFRKTTLLRFPPVYGSSFIELADIDRDGAPDLIYTNGDNADYSIIPKPYHGVRIFKNVGQYRFRQQWFYPMYGATQTLVRDFDRDGDLDMATIAQFPDYDRQPNASFAYFENRGNGQFQPRTFANNSRGRWLTIDAGDVDQDGDLDLLLGAFFRPTHPRHADLMNQWRRPGAGVLLLRNTLR; from the coding sequence ATGCGACTTATCTGGCTGGCAGCACTTTTTCTGGCGTTTTCTCTGCTCTTTTTCACCTGCCAGTCGTCATCTACGCAGCAGGAGTCGGCCCCTCCGCCCCCACCTCAGCCAACTGCCCTGACCGGTCAGCAACTGGCCCGCACGTATTGTGGTAACTGCCACGCCCTGCCCGACCCATCGCTGCTCGACAAAAAAACGTGGCAAACGGGCGTGCTACCGCAGATGGCCCTGCGCATGGGACAATCGAATCAGCAGATGCAGGCACTGGGGCAGTTCAGCGATCAGGCAGAACTAACACGGATAATCGAAGCCAACATCTTCCCCGATCGCCCGACAGTAGCCCCGGCAGACTGGCAGAAGATCGTGGCTTATTACACAACGCAGGCACCCGACAGTCTGCCCCCGCAGGCATCGCACACGCCCTTACGCGTTGATTTACCCCTTTTCAAACCAGAATCGTCGCCCAAATCGGTCGATGCGCTGGTAACGCTGCTGCGTTATGATTCGCTGACGAACCGCATCTGGGCCGGTACGCAGCGCGGGCAGTTGATTGGTCTGAACCAGTCACTCCAGCGCGTCGACTCGATGCAGTTCAGCAGCCCCCCGGTCGATCTGGCAACGTCGCAAACAGCCGGGTCGTCGCTGCTGCTGGTTGGCGTGCTGAACCCCAACGATCGGCTGGCGGGTAGCTGGGGACCGCTAAACCCGCAGACAAAAACGGTGTCGCCCCAGATTCAGCAGCTCGACCGACCCGTACAGGTCACGACCGCCGATCTGAACCGCGACGGGCGCGACGACCGGATCATCTGCCAGTTTGGGCATTATCTGGGTAAACTAAGCTGGTTTGAACAGACACCCACCGGATACCGCGAACACGTGCTCGACCCGGTACCGGGCGCGCGGCAAACGATCGTTCGCGATCTTAACGCCGACGGCTGGCCCGATGTGCTGGCGCTACTGACACAGGGCGACGAGCAGGTCGCGGCTTTTTACAATCAGCACGACGGCACCTTTCGTAAGACTACTCTCCTGCGCTTCCCACCCGTGTATGGGTCCAGCTTTATCGAACTGGCCGACATTGACCGCGACGGTGCCCCCGACCTGATTTACACCAACGGCGACAACGCGGATTACTCGATCATCCCCAAACCGTATCACGGCGTTCGTATTTTCAAAAACGTCGGGCAGTATCGGTTTCGGCAGCAGTGGTTTTACCCGATGTACGGCGCGACGCAGACGCTGGTGCGGGATTTCGACCGGGACGGTGACCTCGATATGGCAACGATTGCGCAGTTTCCTGACTACGACCGCCAACCCAACGCCAGTTTCGCCTATTTCGAGAACCGGGGCAACGGACAGTTTCAGCCCCGCACGTTTGCCAACAACAGCCGGGGGCGCTGGCTGACGATAGACGCAGGTGACGTTGACCAGGACGGCGACCTCGACCTGCTTTTGGGTGCTTTCTTCCGCCCTACCCACCCGCGCCATGCCGACCTGATGAACCAATGGCGACGGCCCGGCGCGGGTGTTCTGCTGCTTCGCAACACGTTGCGGTGA
- a CDS encoding gluconokinase, with protein MDCFVGVDVGTTNVKALALVPTDLNTILAHASASIDTINPKPGYAEQDVTAVWDAFAEVMADVNAQLKQAGHVATHVAFSTAMHSLLAMDGQGKPLSHAILWSDNRAEEQANQLRTSQKALGDSIYQQTGTPIHPMIPLCKLAWLQEHDPRLLHRAARFGSIKEYLWHRLTGQFEIDYSMATATGLFDPAKQQWSQLAIEYAGVRPDQLSAFVPTTQQRPLLTTDDTAKLGFSDQVSLVIGASDGCLANLGAGGIKPGITTLTIGTSGAVRQTVKTPLRDPDGRLFCYWLDRDHYVVGGPTNNGGNVLEWIEQLLQKETQAVLDEAGTVPPGADGLLFLPYLQGERAPLWNAAARGAYLNIDFRHTQAHFVRAALEGVLFNMLSINQLLTKQTGPSRVVHANGGFAQSPLWVQMLADMAGIPVRLNASNESGSMGGILLIMKTLGIVKSLDEAADRVSFGNTIEPDSANSRAYQKIFKQWETARSQVV; from the coding sequence ATGGATTGTTTTGTTGGGGTCGACGTGGGAACCACCAACGTCAAAGCCCTCGCGCTGGTACCCACCGATCTAAATACGATATTGGCTCACGCGTCCGCCAGCATCGACACCATAAACCCCAAACCGGGCTATGCTGAGCAGGACGTGACCGCTGTCTGGGATGCGTTTGCCGAGGTGATGGCCGATGTCAATGCGCAGTTGAAACAGGCGGGGCACGTCGCTACCCACGTGGCGTTCAGCACGGCGATGCACAGTCTGCTGGCCATGGACGGTCAGGGAAAGCCACTGAGTCATGCCATTCTCTGGTCAGATAACCGGGCCGAAGAACAGGCTAACCAGCTGCGTACGAGCCAGAAAGCCCTCGGCGACTCGATTTATCAGCAGACGGGTACGCCCATTCACCCCATGATTCCGCTCTGCAAGCTGGCGTGGCTGCAAGAGCACGACCCCCGGTTGCTGCACCGGGCCGCGCGGTTTGGGTCTATCAAAGAATACCTCTGGCATCGGCTGACGGGGCAGTTTGAGATCGACTACTCTATGGCCACCGCAACTGGCTTGTTCGACCCGGCCAAACAACAGTGGAGTCAGCTGGCTATCGAGTACGCGGGCGTCCGGCCCGATCAGCTATCGGCTTTCGTGCCAACCACGCAACAGCGACCACTGCTGACCACTGACGATACGGCCAAACTTGGTTTTTCGGATCAGGTGTCGCTGGTTATCGGGGCGTCGGATGGCTGTCTGGCAAATCTGGGTGCGGGAGGAATCAAACCGGGTATCACAACCCTGACCATCGGCACGAGTGGGGCCGTCCGCCAAACGGTGAAAACACCCCTGCGCGACCCTGACGGGCGACTATTCTGCTACTGGCTCGACCGCGATCATTACGTCGTTGGCGGACCGACAAATAACGGCGGCAACGTGCTCGAATGGATCGAGCAATTGCTGCAAAAAGAAACGCAGGCTGTGCTTGATGAAGCCGGTACGGTACCCCCCGGTGCCGATGGGCTTCTGTTTCTGCCATACCTGCAAGGCGAGCGCGCCCCCCTCTGGAACGCAGCCGCCCGTGGTGCTTATCTCAACATCGATTTTCGGCACACACAGGCCCATTTCGTACGGGCGGCACTGGAGGGTGTACTGTTCAACATGCTTAGTATCAATCAACTATTGACCAAGCAGACGGGGCCGTCGCGGGTTGTTCACGCCAACGGTGGGTTTGCGCAGTCGCCCCTGTGGGTGCAGATGCTGGCCGATATGGCGGGTATCCCCGTTCGGCTGAATGCCAGCAACGAAAGCGGTTCGATGGGGGGGATACTGCTGATTATGAAAACACTGGGTATCGTAAAGTCGCTTGACGAAGCCGCTGACCGCGTTTCGTTTGGCAATACGATTGAGCCGGATTCAGCGAACAGCCGGGCTTACCAGAAAATCTTTAAGCAGTGGGAAACGGCCCGGTCGCAGGTGGTATAG
- a CDS encoding KUP/HAK/KT family potassium transporter codes for MSSRTSIDKVSIQGLLVAVGIVFGDIGTSPLYTISAVVRGKALTETLVLGTLSCIIWTLTLQTTIKYVIITLRADNNGEGGIFSLYALVRRFSGKWLMVPAIIGGAFLLADGLITPPISVSSAIEGLLIYYPKLDTVPIVIGILIALFVSQQFGTQQLGRLFGPIMLVWFTFIGAIGLYALLSEPGVLKAINPLYGLRFLRDYPGGFWLLGGIFLCTTGAEALYSDMGHCGRGNIRASWVYVKITLLLSYAGQTAYLMQHLGEQMNESGAFYSTVPGSLTVFSIIIATLATIIASQALISGAFTLVGEAMRLNFWPRQRVAYPSDERGQLYVPFVNWGLMVGCILIVLHFRESKNMEAAFGLAVTLTMLMSTLLISSYLRVKRVNTILIVLVTAMFLIVEITFLIANLVKFEEGGWISVTLGLLLMAMMVFWYQGESLTSSLTRYDTLPGNLPALKELSNDNAIPKYATHLVYLTSAESYDKIENETLFSILNRAPKRADIYWFIHVCVEDDPYVMRYKVDTLAPEDAYFVTFYLGFRVEPRLNLLFRQVVQDMVADKEVTIDAKYRSLNIHRIGGDFRFVLFRKFLSFDNELTIKQQLIMTGYLLLKRIALPTKEAYGLDTSNVVTEAVPLVIRTPKRLPMHRVQSSLKHPLNQQ; via the coding sequence ATGTCTTCCCGAACATCTATCGATAAAGTTTCTATTCAGGGCTTACTCGTTGCAGTCGGTATCGTGTTTGGCGATATCGGTACCTCTCCCCTCTATACGATCTCGGCCGTTGTGCGCGGCAAAGCGCTGACAGAGACGCTGGTGCTGGGTACGCTGTCGTGTATTATCTGGACACTGACCCTGCAAACAACCATCAAGTACGTTATTATTACCCTACGGGCCGATAACAACGGCGAAGGAGGAATTTTTTCGCTGTACGCGCTGGTTCGGCGGTTTTCGGGCAAGTGGCTGATGGTTCCGGCTATCATAGGCGGGGCCTTTCTACTTGCCGACGGACTGATTACGCCCCCCATCTCAGTTTCATCGGCTATCGAAGGCCTGCTGATTTATTATCCGAAGCTGGATACCGTACCTATAGTAATTGGAATTCTGATTGCGCTCTTTGTGAGTCAACAGTTCGGTACGCAGCAGCTTGGTCGGTTGTTCGGCCCGATCATGCTGGTCTGGTTCACGTTTATTGGTGCCATCGGTCTGTACGCATTACTGAGCGAACCCGGCGTGCTGAAAGCGATCAACCCGCTCTACGGCCTACGGTTCCTGCGCGACTATCCGGGCGGATTCTGGCTACTGGGCGGTATTTTTCTGTGTACGACCGGAGCCGAAGCTTTGTATTCCGATATGGGACACTGCGGACGTGGCAACATCCGTGCGAGCTGGGTGTACGTCAAAATTACGCTGCTGCTGTCCTATGCGGGTCAGACGGCTTACCTGATGCAACACCTGGGTGAGCAGATGAATGAGTCGGGGGCGTTTTACAGCACAGTACCAGGCTCGCTAACAGTGTTCAGCATCATCATCGCGACGCTGGCCACAATTATTGCCTCGCAGGCCCTTATCAGCGGAGCCTTTACACTGGTGGGAGAAGCCATGCGGCTGAATTTCTGGCCCCGGCAGCGCGTCGCCTACCCGTCCGACGAACGGGGACAGTTGTACGTACCGTTCGTCAACTGGGGATTGATGGTCGGTTGTATCCTGATCGTGCTGCATTTCCGCGAATCGAAAAACATGGAAGCAGCCTTCGGCCTGGCCGTTACGCTGACGATGCTGATGTCGACCTTACTTATTAGCTCTTACCTGCGGGTCAAGCGAGTCAACACGATCCTGATCGTGTTGGTAACGGCTATGTTTCTGATCGTTGAAATCACGTTTCTGATCGCCAACCTCGTCAAGTTTGAAGAAGGCGGCTGGATTTCGGTCACGCTGGGACTGTTGCTGATGGCGATGATGGTGTTCTGGTATCAGGGCGAGTCGCTCACAAGCAGCCTGACCCGCTACGATACGCTGCCGGGTAACCTGCCCGCGCTCAAAGAGCTGAGCAACGATAACGCGATTCCTAAATACGCGACGCACCTCGTTTACTTAACGTCGGCCGAGAGCTACGATAAAATTGAGAATGAAACGCTGTTCTCGATTCTGAACCGAGCCCCCAAACGCGCTGATATTTACTGGTTTATCCACGTCTGCGTGGAAGATGACCCCTACGTGATGCGCTACAAAGTCGACACGCTGGCCCCCGAAGACGCTTACTTCGTCACGTTTTACCTGGGCTTTCGCGTCGAACCGCGCCTGAACCTGCTATTCCGGCAGGTCGTGCAGGACATGGTTGCAGACAAAGAAGTAACCATCGACGCTAAATACCGGTCGTTGAATATTCACCGAATCGGGGGTGATTTCCGGTTCGTACTGTTCCGCAAGTTTCTTTCGTTTGACAACGAGCTGACTATCAAGCAACAGTTGATTATGACCGGCTATCTGTTGCTCAAGCGCATTGCGCTACCCACGAAGGAAGCCTACGGACTTGATACCAGCAATGTCGTGACGGAGGCCGTACCGCTGGTCATTCGTACGCCGAAGCGGTTGCCGATGCACCGGGTTCAATCCAGCCTTAAGCATCCCCTCAATCAGCAGTAG
- a CDS encoding HpcH/HpaI aldolase family protein, with translation MKNNIVKTRLSSNQPVVGVLSNSADPTIAELCGFSGLDFYMIDGEHSPVTTAQVQDIVRACEVSGITPLARVRSNDPKLILQFLDAGVMGIMLPGVRTAAEAEALVQAINYPPKGKRGFAPVRSADYLLGTMNQSEYIEFANEQILVLPQIEDQEAIDNLDELMAVDGIDGFVIGPRDLAMSMGFYDGASHDEVKRTIAGAVEKINRAGMIVGTTAVTGDQARALFDRGVRFCLVSLAGLLHSAAADFTKNR, from the coding sequence ATGAAAAACAATATCGTCAAGACCCGTCTCAGTAGTAATCAACCTGTTGTCGGCGTTTTATCCAACAGTGCTGATCCAACCATTGCGGAACTCTGCGGCTTTTCGGGTCTCGATTTTTACATGATTGATGGTGAGCACAGCCCCGTAACAACGGCGCAGGTGCAGGATATCGTCAGGGCTTGTGAAGTAAGCGGAATCACCCCGTTGGCTCGTGTACGTAGTAATGACCCTAAGCTGATTCTTCAGTTTCTGGATGCCGGTGTTATGGGCATTATGCTGCCGGGGGTTCGTACGGCGGCCGAGGCCGAAGCCCTGGTACAGGCCATTAATTACCCACCAAAAGGAAAGCGCGGGTTCGCGCCGGTGCGCTCAGCTGATTATTTGCTCGGTACAATGAATCAGAGCGAATACATTGAATTTGCCAATGAGCAGATTCTGGTGTTGCCGCAGATTGAAGATCAGGAAGCTATCGACAACCTCGACGAGTTGATGGCTGTCGATGGTATCGACGGCTTCGTAATCGGTCCGCGCGACCTTGCCATGTCGATGGGATTTTACGACGGAGCCAGTCATGATGAAGTAAAACGGACCATTGCCGGGGCTGTTGAAAAAATAAATCGCGCCGGTATGATTGTTGGAACTACGGCTGTTACCGGCGATCAGGCCCGTGCGCTGTTCGATCGGGGCGTGCGTTTTTGCCTGGTATCACTGGCTGGTTTATTGCACAGTGCGGCCGCCGATTTCACAAAAAATCGCTGA
- a CDS encoding transglutaminase domain-containing protein: MLTVLLLVAGFASSAPAAIPRPSKYVSIDYSTIDAYARNTPESEAKTLDKLSRYLTAPARTDLAKARSVYSWIASHVRYDESAFQGRMYSSETAYASRVLSSRKAVCTGFALLYKELMNRAGIETANIKGYARTNDFESGMPITRVDHEWNAVKLDGDWFLLDLAWAQSTAKVPGTPNDFYFLTDPVPFSANHFPVDSRWQLLDKPTSKTQFDRYPKVYDAYFRLGLDTDFPQEGLLRSGETLTLSLRSDQPVEFSCAIGPYNGTVLTSSAVSVRQSGNVYQLSIPISRRGKSTVCLFAKPKGKVSERIKSYEGILSFTVARD, translated from the coding sequence TTGCTGACCGTTCTGCTACTTGTTGCCGGGTTTGCGTCGTCTGCTCCGGCGGCCATTCCCCGCCCCTCGAAGTACGTTTCCATCGACTACAGCACGATCGACGCGTATGCCCGCAATACGCCGGAGTCAGAAGCAAAAACCCTGGACAAGCTTAGCCGCTATTTGACGGCTCCCGCCCGCACTGATCTGGCCAAAGCGCGGTCGGTCTACAGCTGGATAGCGTCGCACGTACGTTATGACGAATCGGCTTTCCAGGGGCGAATGTATTCATCGGAAACGGCTTATGCCAGTCGGGTGCTGAGCAGCCGGAAGGCCGTATGTACTGGCTTTGCGTTGCTCTACAAAGAATTGATGAACCGGGCTGGTATCGAAACGGCGAACATCAAAGGGTACGCCCGCACCAACGATTTTGAGTCGGGTATGCCGATCACGCGCGTCGATCATGAGTGGAACGCGGTCAAGCTTGACGGAGACTGGTTTTTACTTGATCTGGCGTGGGCGCAATCAACGGCTAAAGTGCCTGGTACACCCAACGATTTTTACTTTCTGACCGACCCCGTTCCGTTCTCCGCCAATCATTTTCCCGTCGATTCGCGCTGGCAGCTGCTCGACAAACCAACCAGCAAAACTCAGTTCGACCGCTATCCCAAGGTGTACGACGCTTATTTTCGGCTCGGCCTCGACACCGATTTTCCGCAGGAGGGACTATTGCGGTCTGGCGAAACACTGACGTTGTCGCTCCGTAGCGATCAACCCGTTGAATTTAGCTGCGCGATCGGTCCGTATAACGGCACGGTACTGACTTCATCGGCAGTGAGCGTTCGTCAATCTGGCAACGTTTATCAGCTATCGATTCCGATCAGCCGCCGGGGTAAATCGACGGTCTGTCTTTTCGCAAAGCCGAAGGGTAAAGTGTCGGAGCGGATCAAATCATACGAAGGCATTCTTTCGTTCACCGTCGCGCGTGACTAG
- a CDS encoding PPC domain-containing DNA-binding protein, with the protein MKNEPTLAQSADEPRKPAQSQSAAMQTYTIRLRPGQDLKAELDAFVAAHHIEAGALLTCVGSLTDLSLRLANQDGATTWQGHFEIVSLVGTLSTNGSHLHLSAADSTGRTLGGHLMPGCRIYTTAELLIGVMPTLVYTREPDPTYGYRELVVRKKSVVKKRP; encoded by the coding sequence ATGAAGAACGAACCCACGTTGGCGCAATCGGCGGATGAACCCCGCAAACCCGCACAAAGCCAGTCAGCTGCGATGCAAACGTACACTATACGCCTGCGACCGGGTCAAGATCTGAAAGCTGAACTGGACGCATTTGTAGCTGCCCATCATATCGAAGCGGGGGCCCTGCTGACGTGCGTTGGAAGTCTGACCGATCTGAGTTTGCGGCTGGCGAATCAGGATGGGGCAACAACCTGGCAGGGGCACTTCGAGATCGTTTCGTTGGTGGGTACGCTGTCGACGAATGGCAGTCACCTGCATCTGTCAGCGGCCGACTCGACGGGGCGCACACTGGGCGGGCACCTGATGCCTGGCTGTCGTATCTACACGACCGCTGAGTTATTGATCGGCGTGATGCCCACACTCGTCTATACAAGAGAACCCGACCCCACGTATGGGTATCGGGAACTGGTCGTACGCAAGAAATCGGTTGTGAAAAAGCGACCTTAG
- a CDS encoding bifunctional nuclease family protein — translation MDKIKLEILALSPSQTQTGSFALLLGEEYGNRRLPILIGMFEAQAIAIEIEKIVPNRPMTHDLFKQMAEQFKFTVREIVISDLREGIFYARIVCFDGVRETAIDARPSDAVAIGIRFGVPIYTNESVLSEAGITNTPSEEEGQEELVSSTNRPSNRSFSDQLKNASSEELQTMLDAALGNEEYERAAKIRDEMSKRN, via the coding sequence GTGGATAAGATTAAACTGGAAATATTAGCCCTCTCGCCAAGCCAAACCCAAACGGGTTCATTTGCGCTGTTGCTGGGAGAGGAATATGGGAACCGCCGATTGCCCATTCTGATCGGCATGTTTGAAGCGCAGGCCATTGCGATTGAAATTGAAAAGATTGTGCCGAATCGCCCAATGACGCACGACCTGTTCAAGCAGATGGCCGAGCAGTTTAAGTTTACGGTCCGGGAGATCGTAATTTCGGACCTGCGGGAAGGCATTTTCTACGCCCGCATCGTTTGCTTCGACGGCGTTCGTGAAACGGCCATCGACGCCCGCCCGTCCGACGCCGTCGCGATCGGCATTCGCTTTGGTGTCCCCATCTATACGAATGAATCCGTGCTCTCAGAAGCCGGTATCACTAATACGCCGAGTGAGGAAGAAGGTCAGGAAGAGCTGGTCAGTTCGACCAACCGTCCGTCGAACCGTTCGTTCAGCGACCAGTTGAAGAACGCGTCGTCGGAAGAGCTTCAGACCATGCTCGATGCTGCACTAGGCAACGAAGAGTACGAGCGAGCTGCCAAGATCCGCGACGAAATGAGCAAGCGCAACTAA
- a CDS encoding electron transfer flavoprotein subunit alpha/FixB family protein: MSVLIFVELDEGKLKKSSQEAIFYGAKVAEMTGTTATAITVGQADETELATAGRFGATKVLHAGDAKLNEPNGMAYATVVAAAAQQEGSTIVVLAKSSLADAMTARLAGKLKAGLAANVIELPNLSNGFVVKSSIYTGKAFAYNELKAPVKILAIKKNTITPEETDATATVQSFAPALNDSDFVISVKSTEKATGDVLLPEADLVVSAGRGLKGPENWGVVEDLAHALHAATACSKPVSDLDWRPHHEHVGQTGIKVSPNLYIACGISGAIQHLAGVNSSKVIVVINKDADAPFFKSADYGIVGDVFEVLPRLTAAVKAL, from the coding sequence ATGTCCGTCCTCATATTTGTTGAACTAGACGAAGGGAAACTTAAGAAATCGTCGCAGGAAGCCATTTTCTACGGTGCTAAAGTGGCTGAAATGACCGGTACGACCGCCACCGCCATTACCGTTGGGCAGGCCGACGAAACCGAACTGGCTACGGCCGGGCGGTTTGGGGCTACAAAGGTGCTGCACGCGGGCGACGCTAAACTGAACGAGCCGAACGGCATGGCCTACGCCACTGTCGTAGCCGCAGCCGCGCAGCAGGAAGGCAGCACGATCGTTGTGCTGGCGAAATCGTCGCTGGCCGACGCCATGACCGCCCGACTGGCGGGTAAACTGAAAGCGGGCCTGGCGGCTAACGTCATCGAATTACCCAATCTGAGCAATGGTTTCGTTGTCAAGAGCAGCATCTACACCGGTAAAGCGTTCGCGTACAATGAGCTAAAGGCCCCGGTTAAGATACTGGCAATCAAGAAAAACACGATCACGCCCGAAGAAACCGACGCCACAGCAACGGTTCAATCGTTCGCGCCCGCCCTGAACGACAGCGACTTCGTGATTAGCGTAAAAAGCACCGAAAAGGCAACCGGCGACGTCCTGCTGCCGGAAGCAGATCTGGTCGTTTCGGCCGGTCGTGGTCTGAAAGGGCCAGAAAACTGGGGTGTTGTGGAAGACCTGGCGCACGCCCTGCACGCAGCGACGGCCTGCTCGAAACCGGTATCGGACCTCGACTGGCGCCCGCACCACGAGCACGTCGGGCAGACGGGGATCAAAGTCAGCCCGAATCTGTACATTGCCTGCGGTATTTCGGGAGCCATTCAGCATCTGGCTGGCGTAAACTCCTCGAAGGTGATTGTTGTTATCAACAAGGATGCCGACGCGCCGTTTTTCAAATCGGCCGACTATGGCATAGTTGGTGATGTGTTTGAGGTACTTCCCCGCCTGACGGCGGCAGTAAAGGCGTTGTAG
- a CDS encoding electron transfer flavoprotein subunit beta/FixA family protein: protein MKILVCVTSVPDTTTKITFTDNNTKLNKAGVTFITGPYDDYALARAVELKEQAGGTVTVLNVGGADAEPVIRKCLAIGADDAVRVNAEPTDAYFVAEQIAAVAKDASYDLILMGRESIDYNGGQVHGIVAEMLGLPSISPVMVLNIDGDTAKITREIEGGKEEIEAKLPLVLGCQEPIAEWKIPNMRGIMTARTKPLKVVEPVANDQLTAVNHYELPAPRGAVKMIPADEAEKLIQLLHTEAKVI from the coding sequence ATGAAGATTCTAGTGTGCGTGACGAGTGTACCCGACACGACGACCAAAATCACCTTTACCGATAACAACACAAAGCTCAACAAAGCGGGCGTGACATTCATCACTGGTCCCTACGACGACTACGCCCTGGCGCGGGCCGTCGAGTTGAAGGAACAGGCGGGCGGCACCGTAACGGTTTTGAACGTGGGTGGCGCCGATGCCGAGCCGGTCATTCGCAAGTGTCTGGCGATCGGTGCCGACGACGCCGTCCGGGTCAACGCCGAGCCGACCGATGCTTATTTTGTGGCCGAGCAAATCGCAGCCGTCGCTAAAGACGCATCGTACGATCTGATTCTGATGGGTCGTGAATCGATCGATTATAACGGTGGGCAGGTACACGGTATCGTCGCCGAAATGCTGGGTTTACCGTCGATTTCACCGGTTATGGTGTTGAATATCGACGGCGACACGGCCAAAATTACCCGTGAAATTGAGGGTGGTAAGGAAGAAATCGAAGCCAAACTGCCACTCGTACTGGGTTGTCAGGAGCCGATTGCGGAGTGGAAAATTCCGAACATGCGCGGCATCATGACCGCCCGGACAAAGCCGCTGAAAGTAGTTGAGCCGGTTGCCAACGATCAACTTACGGCAGTCAACCACTACGAACTACCTGCTCCACGCGGTGCCGTCAAAATGATCCCCGCCGACGAAGCCGAGAAACTCATCCAACTCCTCCACACAGAGGCAAAGGTTATTTAA
- a CDS encoding tetratricopeptide repeat protein — MEYLAEEPAQARVYFDELLTRFPDYLPTYYHAAALQAESGDRDRATALYDKGIELARTQQNQKTLLELLRAQRAFEDDEDEW; from the coding sequence ATGGAATACTTGGCCGAGGAACCGGCGCAGGCCCGCGTGTATTTTGACGAGTTGCTGACCCGCTTCCCGGACTATCTGCCGACCTACTATCATGCGGCTGCACTACAGGCCGAATCGGGCGATCGGGACCGGGCAACTGCGTTGTATGACAAAGGAATTGAGCTGGCCCGGACGCAGCAGAACCAGAAAACCCTGCTGGAGCTATTGCGGGCTCAGCGGGCGTTTGAGGATGATGAGGACGAATGGTAA